The following DNA comes from Kitasatospora sp. NBC_01287.
GCGAGCAGGCCACCGAGGCGCAGCACGCCAAGGGCAAGCTGACCGCCCACGAGCGGATCGACCTGCTGCTCGACGAGGGCTCCTTCCACGAGGTCGAGGGCTTTCGCCGGCACCGGGCCACCGGCTTCGGCCTGGAGGCGAAGAAGCCGCACAGCGACGGGGTCATCACCGGCTGGGGCCTGGTGCGCGGGCGCACGGTCTTCGTCTACGCGCACGACTTCCGGATCTTCGGCGGCGCGCTGGGCGAGGCCCACGCGCAGAAGATCCACAAGATCATGGACATGGCCATCGCGGCCGGTGCCCCGCTGGTCTCGCTCAACGACGGCGCCGGTGCCCGGATCCAGGAGGGCGTCACGGCCCTGGCCGGCTACGGCGGCATCTTCCAGCGCAACGTGCGGGCCTCCGGCGTGATCCCGCAGATCTCGGTGATGCTCGGTCCGTGCGCGGGCGGCGCGGCCTACTCGCCCGCGCTGACCGACTTCGTCTTCATGGTCCGCGAGACCTCGCAGATGTTCATCACCGGCCCGGACGTGGTGCAGGCGGTGACGGGCGAGCGGATCAGCCAGAACGGCCTGGGCGGCGCCGACGTGCACGGCAGCGTCTCCGGGGTGGCGCACTTCGTCTACGACGACGAGCGCAGCTGCCTGGAGGAGGTCCGCTACCTGCTCTCGCTGCTGCCGCAGAACAACCGCGAGACCCCGCCCGCGGTGCCCTGCGACGACCCGGTGGAGCGCCGCACCGAGGTGCTGCTCGACCTGGTCCCCGCCTCCGGCTGCCACCCGTACGACATGCGCCGGGTGA
Coding sequences within:
- a CDS encoding acyl-CoA carboxylase subunit beta; the protein is MLSPDGDHLRTRTAALHDLRERVRCGPSEQATEAQHAKGKLTAHERIDLLLDEGSFHEVEGFRRHRATGFGLEAKKPHSDGVITGWGLVRGRTVFVYAHDFRIFGGALGEAHAQKIHKIMDMAIAAGAPLVSLNDGAGARIQEGVTALAGYGGIFQRNVRASGVIPQISVMLGPCAGGAAYSPALTDFVFMVRETSQMFITGPDVVQAVTGERISQNGLGGADVHGSVSGVAHFVYDDERSCLEEVRYLLSLLPQNNRETPPAVPCDDPVERRTEVLLDLVPASGCHPYDMRRVIEEIVDHGEFLEVHESWATSVLVALARIEGRVVGIVANQPQTLAGVLDIHSSEKAARFVQMCDAFSIPLVTLVDVPGFLPGRDQEHGGIIRHGAKLLYAYCNATVPRIQLILRKAYGGAYIVMDSRSVGADLSYAWPTNEIAVMGAEGAANVVFRREIAAADDPDAARERRVKEYREELMHPYYAAERGLVDDVIDPAETRSVLAHALAVLRGKHTDLPARKHANPPM